A stretch of DNA from Allomeiothermus silvanus DSM 9946:
GCGGTGAAGGGGTCGGCATCGGGGGGAAGGACCCGGTGAACGGCCTCGAGCACCTTATCCACCTGGCCCGGGCCGGTGACCTCGAGTACTTGGGGGTGGGCCTCCTGGATCACCTCGGGACGGGCCCCCAAGCAGCCGGTGACGATCACCTTGCCGTTTTCCGCCAGCGCCTCGCCGATGGCCGAGAGCGACTCCTCCACCGCCGGGGTGATAAAGCCACAGGTGTTCACCACCACCACCTCGGCATCTTCGTAGGTAGGGGAGGTCTCGTACCCCTCAGCCCGCAGGCGAGAGAGGATCTGTTCGGAATCCACGAGGGCTTTGGGGCAGCCCAGACTGACAAAACCAACCTTACCGGCCATACGCTCCTCGGGGTTCGCTCTTAGCGAACCGGCAACTCCCCGAGTATAGCAGGAACTCTAGCGACTTCGCAGTTCCGTGCCTTTGCGATTAAGAAGTCAACTGGGCCGGGCTACCAGCGCCCCGATAAACAGCAAGGTCGCTCCGAGCAAAAAGCTCAGCCCCAGCGGCTCTTCCAACAAAGCCCACCCCAGCAGCCCGCCCACCACCGGCTGAGCGAAAAAGGCAATCCCTGAGAGCACCGAACCGGCTTTCGCCACCGCGTAGACCCAGAAGGTGAAGGCCACCGCGGTGGAGACCACCCCCAGATAGAGAACGCCCGCCACCGTGCCCAGGCTGATCTCTCCGATAGGTGCTCGAGCCAGCTCGCCCGGAACCAAAGCCAACAGTGCGACCCCCCCTACCAAGCTCGCCCAGGCCGAGACCAGCGCTGGGTCGTGCTGACGGACGGTCTGAGCGCCAATGAGGCCCAGGATGCCCCAGGTCACGGCGGCCACGATGAGCCAGAGCACCCCCGCTAGGTTGGCGTTTGCGCTTCCCGAGAGCACCCAGACTCCCCCCAGTGCGATCCCTAGACCGATCCAAGCGCGCGCCGAAACCTTTTCTATCCTAAGTAAAGCCGCCAGCGCTACCGTCACCAGCGGGGAGGCGGTAGTGATGAGCGAACCCAGGGCGGCTCCGGCCAAGCCTGTCCCGATAAACTGCGCAGTGATGGAAAGCGCGTAGCCAATCAAGCCCATTGCGGTAACTGGGGCCCATAGCTTGCGGGGAAGCCGCCAGTCTCGACCCAACAAACGCAACCAAAGCACCATACAAACAAAAGCCACTACCATCCGAAGGGCAACTAGGGTAATTGGGGGGATA
This window harbors:
- a CDS encoding DMT family transporter, giving the protein MTGDVRRGLLAGLLAASIWGGMYVVSKVVLEVIPPITLVALRMVVAFVCMVLWLRLLGRDWRLPRKLWAPVTAMGLIGYALSITAQFIGTGLAGAALGSLITTASPLVTVALAALLRIEKVSARAWIGLGIALGGVWVLSGSANANLAGVLWLIVAAVTWGILGLIGAQTVRQHDPALVSAWASLVGGVALLALVPGELARAPIGEISLGTVAGVLYLGVVSTAVAFTFWVYAVAKAGSVLSGIAFFAQPVVGGLLGWALLEEPLGLSFLLGATLLFIGALVARPS